In one window of Helianthus annuus cultivar XRQ/B chromosome 17, HanXRQr2.0-SUNRISE, whole genome shotgun sequence DNA:
- the LOC110922920 gene encoding cytochrome P450 CYP72A219, with protein MEMMSLNKWIASSCGVAIVVLVAWTVLKWVWVQPRRLERHLRLQGINGTSYKLLFGDSKKMGQMAKEANQNPISIHDDIVPRLMPFVYQATKTYGNMFFTWFGPTPVVHVLDPGLAKDVLSRFNDFQKLRTTNPYVKILFQGLIDYEGDKWFKHRKIINPAFLAHKFKYMAPAIHLSCTEMINKWRMLLGREHSYELDVFPYLQTLTSDVVSRTPFGSNYEEGRRIFELQKEVVPLILEITRHSVYIPGSWFLPTKKNLRIKKIDKHVKGSIRAIINKRLNAMESGQPSQDDLLGILLESNQKEVQQMSIEDVIEECKLFYFAGQETTSNLLVWSMILLSQHQCWQEQARDEVFRVFGQDKPDIDGLSRLKTVTMILHEVLRIYPAVQSLYRLTNEETKLGKTSLPSRTAVIVPVLLLHHDHETWGDDVNEFKPERFSEGVLKATKGHMSYFPFGWGPRICIGQNFAMMEAKIALAMILQHFSFVLSPSYVHAPQSIITLQPQFGAHLIIKRVDP; from the exons ATGGAGATGATGAGTCTGAACAAGTGGATTGCAAGCTCTTGTGGTGTGGCTATAGTGGTGCTTGTGGCCTGGACCGTTTTGAAGTGGGTGTGGGTGCAACCAAGGAGGCTAGAGAGGCACCTAAGGCTCCAAGGGATCAATGGAACCTCCTACAAGTTATTGTTTGGGGATTCAAAAAAGATGGGACAAATGGCCAAAGAAGCCAACCAAAACCCCATCAGTATACATGATGACATTGTTCCAAGACTCATGCCCTTTGTTTATCAGGCAACCAAAACCTATG GTAATATGTTCTTTACGTGGTTTGGGCCAACGCCAGTGGTTCATGTTCTTGATCCTGGTCTTGCCAAAGATGTATTGTCTAGATTCAATGATTTCCAAAAGCTTAGGACAACTAATCCCTATGTCAAGATATTATTTCAAGGATTAATCGATTACGAAGGTGATAAATGGTTCAAACACCGAAAGATCATCAATCCCGCATTCCTTGCTCACAAGTTTAAG TACATGGCTCCTGCTATCCATTTAAGTTGTACTGAGATGATCAACAAATGGCGAATGTTGTTAGGGCGCGAGCACTCATACGAGCTCGACGTTTTTCCATACCTTCAAACATTGACAAGCGACGTTGTCTCACGCACGCCATTTGGTAGTAATTATGAAGAAGGGAGAAGGATATTTGAACTTCAGAAAGAAGTAGTTCCTTTAATATTAGAAATCACACGACATTCGGTATATATCCCTGGATCATG GTTTTTGCCAACTAAAAAGAACTTAAGGATAAAGAAGATTGACAAACATGTGAAGGGTTCAATAAGAGCTATTATCAATAAAAGATTAAATGCAATGGAAAGTGGTCAACCTAGTCAAGATGACTTATTGGGCATATTATTGGAGTCGAACCAAAAAGAAGTCCAACAAATGAGTATTGAAGATGTTATAGAAGAATGCAAACTCTTTTACTTTGCAGGCCAAGAAACCACCTCTAATTTGCTTGTATGGTCAATGATCTTGCTAAGCCAACACCAATGTTGGCAAGAACAAGCTAGAGATGAAGTTTTTCGTGTATTTGGACAGGATAAACCAGATATCGATGGACTAAGTCGCTTAAAAACT GTTACTATGATTTTGCATGAAGTTTTAAGGATATATCCTGCAGTTCAATCATTATACCGATTGACTAACGAAGAAACTAAGTTGGGCAAGACGAGTTTACCATCAAGGACAGCAGTCATAGTGCCTGTGCTATTGTTGCACCATGACCATGAGACATGGGGTGACGATGTCAATGAGTTCAAGCCCGAGAGGTTCTCTGAGGGCGTTTTGAAGGCGACAAAGGGGCACATGTCGTATTTCCCATTTGGTTGGGGACCTCGTATATGTATCGGCCAAAATTTTGCGATGATGGAAGCTAAAATCGCGTTGGCTATGATTCTGCAACACTTCTCATTTGTGCTTTCACCGTCCTATGTACATGCTCCTCAGTCGATTATCACTCTTCAACCTCAGTTTGGAGCTCACCTAATTATTAAACGGGTTGATCCTTAA
- the LOC110922922 gene encoding transcription factor GTE4, whose translation MASRVPPGNGGGKFGFRRQENRITIQLTSRSKQEMKEIKRKLVSELELVRRLVSKIEETGSKPLHQLSISVLENSQGASENVEKDNRTPKSNQFYRKPDVLPVKDRVPAAESYKKAKSGAKRQDTVDAKFSNKVFKSCGTLLEKLMKHKHGWVFNTPVDPLALGLHDYFDIIKHPMDLGTVKSRLEKNWYNSPMEFAEDVRLTFQNALTYNLKGQDVHAMAELLLKLFEEKWKPIEADYIKETKRAVNNEVGLPTPTSRPTPPQLLPVSSRVEAPVPAIDPKLQRPVVSSTGRTPSLKKPKAKDPNKREMTYEEKQKLSINLQNLPSEKLDNVVKIIKKRNPSLSQKDDEIEVDIDTFDTETLWELDRFVTYYKKEVNKNKRKAETEFTNLETIDIEPNVQDNIQNLALVVVDAPKEAEMDERIASANSPIQIKKPMEEQVAHGDKSSSSSSSSSVSGSSSSDSDSDSSSGARSDAAHSSKA comes from the exons ATGGCTTCTAGGGTTCCTCCTGGAAATGGAGGGGGGAAGTTTGGGTTTCGAAGACAGGAGAATCGAATTACTATTCAGTTAACATCGAGGTCAAAGCAAGAGATGAAGGAGATCAAAAGGAAGCTTGTGAGTGAGCTTGAGCTGGTTAGAAGATTGGTGTCGAAGATAGAGGAAACAGGATCAAAGCCTTTACATCAGTTGAGTATATCTGTTTTGGAGAACAGTCAGGGTGCAAGTGAGAATGTCGAGAAAGATAACCGAACTCCAAAATCAAACCAGTTTTACAGAAAACCGGATGTTCTTCCTGTTAAGGATAGAGTTCCCGCTGCCGAGAGCTACAAGAAAGCAAAATCCGGTGCCAAGAGGCAAGATACTGttgatgcgaagttttctaatAAAGTGTTCAAGAGTTGTGGTACTTTGCTTGAGAAGTTAATGAAGCATAAACATGGTTGGGTGTTTAATACGCCGGTTGATCCGTTAGCTCTTGGTTTGCATGATTACTTCGACATCATTAAGCATCCGATGGATTTAGGTACGGTGAAATCTCGTCTTGAGAAAAACTGGTATAATTCTCCGATGGAGTTTGCTGAGGATGTAAGACTAACGTTTCAAAACGCTTTGACGTATAATCTGAAAGGGCAAGATGTTCATGCTATGGCAGAGCTTCTATTAAAGTTATTTGAAGAAAAATGGAAACCTATAGAAGCGGACTATATAAAGGAAACAAAGCGTGCGGTAAATAACGAAGTTGGTTTACCAACTCCAACATCAAGACCGACACCTCCTCAGTTATTACCGGTATCCAGTAGGGTGGAAGCACCTGTTCCTGCCATTGATCCTAAACTGCAGCGTCCGGTTGTTTCGAGCACGGGTAGAACTCCTTCGTTAAAGAAGCCAAAAGCTAAAGATCCAAATAAACGGGAAATGACTTATGAGGAGAAGCAGAAACTTAGCATAAATTTGCAGAATTTACCGTCTGAAAAGCTGGATAACGTTGTCAAGATTATCAAGAAAAGGAATCCGTCGTTATCCCAAAAAGACGATGAAATTGAGGTGGATATCGACACGTTTGATACTGAAACTCTGTGGGAGCTTGACCGATTCGTCACCTACTACAAAAAAGAAGTAAACAAGAACAAAAGGAAAGCTGAAACTGAATTCACTAATCTAGAAACAATTGACATTGAACCGAACGTCCAAGACAAT ATTCAGAACCTAGCACTCGTTGTGGTCGATGCTCCCAAAGAAGCTGAAATGG ATGAAAGAATCGCTTCGGCTAATTCTCCGATTCAGATCAAGAAACCGATGGAAGAACAGGTTGCTCATGGAGATAAGTCAAGCAGCTCTAGCAGTTCTAGTAGCGTATCTGGATCTTCTTCTAGTG ATTCTGATAGCGACAGTTCGTCTGGAGCGCGATCTGATGCAGCTCATTCTTCTAAAGCATGA